The following are encoded together in the Chiloscyllium plagiosum isolate BGI_BamShark_2017 chromosome 1, ASM401019v2, whole genome shotgun sequence genome:
- the lrrtm1 gene encoding leucine-rich repeat transmembrane neuronal protein 1 has product MDFLLVALSLQWLLQKPSVWLACVLGLLLEMLPGAESVCASQCRCDGKLLYCESQSLGEMPRNLSGLQGLSLRYNSLSELRADQFAGVLQLTWLYLDHNHIYSVDGAAFRGLRRLKELVLSSNKITQLPNSTFRPMPNLRHVQLSYNNLQSLEPDLFHGLRKLQTLHLRSNALKYIPVRIFQDCRSLEFLDVGYNQLQSLARNAFAGLLKLTELHLEHNDLVKVNFAHFPRLLSLRTLYMQWNKVSIVVNSLEWTWNHLEKLDLSGNEIEFIESYAFEVVPNLKILQLDSNRLTTIEQTILDSWKSLTSISLSGNSWECSRNICALATWLSSFKGHHEGSLLCASPVHTQGEEVLDAVHGFHICDDLVTSTLAISDITSVAETNQDMTAVRDASSIYVTQDTTGIKTTDLITATSELSHDQQENTIQVHKVITGTMALLFSFLIVVLVLYVSWKCFPAGLRHLRQCFVTQRRKQKQQQTMHQMAAMSTQEYYVDYKPNHIEGALVIINDYGSCSCHQQPARECEV; this is encoded by the coding sequence ATGGATTTCCTCCTTGTGGCTCTTAGTCTCCAGTGGCTGCTGCAGAAGCCTTCAGTGTGGTTGGCGTGTGTACTCGGcttgttgttggaaatgctccCCGGCGCTGAGAGTGTGTGCGCCAGTCAGTGCCGTTGCGATGGGAAGCTGCTGTATTGCGAGTCGCAGAGCCTGGGCGAGATGCCGCGGAACCTGTCGGGGCTGCAGGGTCTGTCGCTGCGCTACAACAGCCTGTCGGAGCTGCGCGCCGATCAGTTCGCCGGCGTGCTGCAGCTCACTTGGCTCTACCTCGACCACAACCACATTTACTCGGTGGACGGCGCCGCATTCCGCGGGCTGCGGCGCCTCAAGGAGCTGGTGCTCAGCTCCAACAAGATCACCCAGCTGcccaactccactttccggcCCATGCCCAACCTGCGCCATGTGCAGCTTTCCTACAACAACCTGCAGTCCCTGGAGCCGGACCTTTTCCACGGCCTGCGCAAGCTGCAAACGCTGCACCTGCGCTCCAACGCACTCAAGTACATTCCGGTTCGAATATTCCAGGATTGCCGGAGCCTCGAGTTTCTGGACGTAGGATATAATCAGCTACAGAGCCTTGCCCGGAATGCGTTCGCGGGCTTGTTGAAACTAACTGAACTCCACCTGGAGCACAACGATTTGGTGAAAGTAAACTTTGCTCATTTCCCACGGCTCCTCTCCCTAAGAACCCTCTACATGCAGTGGAATAAAGTCAGTATTGTAGTGAATTCTTTGGAGTGGACTTGGAACCATCTAGAAAAATTAGACCTCTCTGGGAATGAGATTGAGTTTATTGAATCTTATGCCTTTGAAGTAGTGCCTAACCTCAAGATACTTCAATTGGATTCAAATCGCCTAACCACCATCGAACAAACAATTCTGGATTCTTGGAAATCCCTAACCAGCATCAGTCTTTCTGGAAACAGCTGGGAATGCAGTCGGAATATCTGTGCTTTGGCCACCTGGCTGAGCAGTTTTAAGGGTCATCATGAAGGCAGCCTGTTATGTGCCAGCCCTGTGCATACTCAGGGCGAGGAGGTTCTAGACGCTGTGCATGGCTTTCACATATGTGACGACTTGGTCACAAGCACACTGGCAATTTCAGACATCACGAGTGTGGCAGAAACAAACCAAGATATGACAGCAGTCAGAGATGCTTCCAGCATCTATGTCACGCAGGATACAACAGGAATAAAAACCACTGATTTAATCACTGCCACTAGTGAGCTTTCTCACGATCAACAGGAAAATACTATTCAGGTTCACAAAGTAATCACCGGCACCATGGCATTGCTTTTCTCCTTTCTGATAGTGGTGTTAGTGCTGTATGTCTCATGGAAATGTTTTCCTGCTGGCCTCAGGCACTTGAGGCAGTGCTTTGTGACACAGCGCCGCAAGCAAAAACAGCAACAAACTATGCATCAGATGGCTGCCATGTCCACGCAGGAATACTACGTGGACTACAAACCCAATCATATTGAAGGGGCACTGGTGATCATTAATGATTATGGATCATGTTCGTGTCATCAACAACCAGCCAGAGAATGTGAAGTATAA